A section of the Humulus lupulus chromosome 2, drHumLupu1.1, whole genome shotgun sequence genome encodes:
- the LOC133814668 gene encoding uncharacterized protein LOC133814668: MALMAKFLWAISSKQDCLWVRWINSIYLKEQIIWNTPIKQEMSWYFKKLLRLRQVTDEASLRQAEKGGFNSHLLTRDHLSRFMPIPTTLCLVCVSENETHSHLFMNCIFSRKIFGEISSWMGVFQWPNSFLELQQWCLTAVSDLKNQIINAVISATMYFVWKNRNKCIYESVCSTARSISLEIRKVVKCRILGLGLHKLSKRDRYLLNVVEGW, translated from the exons ATGGCTTTGATGGCGAAGTTTTTATGGGCGATCTCTAGCAAACAAGACTGCCTTTGGGTTAGATGGATTAACTCCATCTATCTTAAGGAGCAAATCATTTGGAATACTCCTATTAAGCAAGAAATGAGCTGGTATTTTAAGAAGCTTCTGAGGCTTAGACAAGTTACTGATGAAGCTTCTTTGAGGCAAGCTGAAAAGGGAG GTTTTAACTCTCATCTGCTCACCAGAGATCATTTGAGCCGTTTCATGCCTATCCCTACTACTCTTTGCCTGGTTTGTGTCTCTGAAAATGAAACTCACAGCCACCTATTCATGAACTGTATCTTCTCTAGAAAAATATTTGGGGAAATTAGTAGCTGGATGGGCGTGTTTCAGTGGCCGAATTCCTTCTTGGAGCTTCAGCAATGGTGTTTGACAGCTGTTAGTGACCTGAAGAACCAAATTATTAATGCTGTAATATCTGCAACAATGTATTTTGTTTGGAAAAATCGGAACAAATGTATCTATGAATCTGTTTGTAGTACGGCTAGAAGTATTAGCTTGGAAATTAGGAAGGTTGTTAAATGTAGAATTTTGGGTCTCGGTCTTCATAAACTTAGCAAAAGGGATAGGTATTTGCTTAATGTTGTAGAGGGTTggtag
- the LOC133814669 gene encoding uncharacterized protein LOC133814669 — translation MVRKRKVISKPVVVFNETLVAEDLPLIQEVEPESNPVDEFHDPCADLEMDRGVDEMRDGSLLRTSPKSVRWAEEVEGTDYQSSAKDVWSKFKSNQVLTPSTRLNFTEPLKVGDQIVARLDMEEVEIEASFWKNAIVCIVLGVNPPFRVFEGFVKRVWGNLGVDKIVRMHSGFTLVNFRDEASRDLILETSVIHFDKKPVVLRPWTTDMDSIRMVKFVPVWIRLNGLGLQYWGKNSLSALIDGEICKVLVDMEISDHPPKSIAYINEREQLVEQLVEYEWLPSKCSACAQLGHIVANCNKDKGVVWKKKATVDKGEKPEQQKNGIEIDQQQPSGSTIPENRVHNSTSVVADERKKSSYKGLDSKENNEDQGIPISSQLDEIGSDEIAGNWITPKRRGPRQAVAAPTKADAAPIKASSSNGYAVLQEIGDGLLVTNSTQLIDGSFSITSGRILVIWQAKFVKVEILLEDPQLVHCKIKVCGQQEVFFATVVYGSNSMGERKTLWDKLASIGQLNNPWIIFGDFNAMFSFQDRNGGRQILAKDIADAQDWLALGQVDEFKCSRAHFTWSNKHDVGDRIFSKLDRVFTNDYWLDTFPKTKACFKWGCVSDHSYWSSTSGSGGGLNKIVQKLLRVKHVLKRFNREEVGDVVLDYKLAKEKFSKAQEALASNPSDYTLHQAVIQVQQKVSEMQNRYSSFLKQQSKVNWVNFSDENSRYFHAVMRKRRLENRITSFTIGDKIEDDYSKVVEHFLTHFENFMGRRSSATEEIDLDCLNQGNRLSLEHQVRLLRPFSKSYVKKALFSIHSSKSPGLDGFGSCFFKGIWDNIGDEISRSVLEFFQDGLLPKSLNETVISLIPKVADPKTASDYRPIACCNTLYKCISKMLCTRLSEVLPFLVHSNQGAFIKNRILAHNIMIFQDLLKGYTRKNISARCIMKIDLSKAYDTVDWHFVEELLKHLCFPSRFIDWILVCLKGTSYNLLMNGRIQGSFKGEKGLRQGDPMSPLLFVLIMEYLTRLLAHCSGKKGFGFHPMCKQLRLTNLCFADDLIIFCKGNFSSVTCIQEAFKKFCDSTGLSANKSKSHIFFGGVKEDIKVKILDLMQMEEGSFPLKYLGVHLRPTKWKASDCGLILDKLNKNLNCWASRNLSFAGRAQLIHSVLGIRNF, via the exons atgGTTCGGAAGAGGAAAGTTATATCGAAGCCGGTGGTGGTTTTCAATGAGACGCTGGTGGCGGAGGACCTCCCTTTGATCCAAGAAGTGGAGCCTGAATCGAATCCTGTAGATGAATTTCATGATCCTTGTGCTGATTTAGAGATGGATCGTGGAGTTGATGAGATGCGTGATGGAAGTTTGCTTCGTACCTCTCCCAAATCAGTGAGATGGGCTGAGGAGGTTGAGGGAACTGATTATCAGAGCTCGGCGAAGGATGTATGGAGTAAGTTCAAATCGAATCAGGTATTAACCCCTTCTACTCGTTTGAACTTCACTGAACCCTTGAAAGTTGGTGATCAAATTGTCGCTCGTCTAGATATGGAGGAGGTGGAGATTGAAGCGTCGTTCTGGAAAAATGCTATTGTTTGTATTGTGCTTGGTGTTAACCCACCATTTAGAGTGTTTGAAGGTTTTGTCAAAAGAGTTTGGGGAAACCTTGGTGTTGATAAGATTGTGAGAATGCACTCaggtttcacattagttaatttCAGGGATGAAGCTTCTCGAGACCTGATATTGGAAACGAGTGTCATTCATTTTGACAAGAAACCAGTTGTCCTTCGTCCTTGGACAACAGACATGGACTCTATAAGAATGGTAAAGTTTGTTCCGGTGTGGATTAGGTTGAATGGTTTGGGATTGCAGTATTGGggaaaaaatagtcttagtgCTCTG ATCGATGGTGAAATATGCAAGGTTTTGGTGGATATGGAGATTTCGGACCACCCTCCAAAATCTATTGCTTACATCAATGAACGAGAACAATTAGTCGAACAATTGGTTGAGTATGAATGGCTCCCCTCTAAGTGTTCTGCATGTGCTCAATTAGGTCATATAGTGGCTAATTGTAACAAGGATAAAGGagtggtttggaagaagaaggcCACTGTTGACAAAGGAGAGAAACCTGAACAACAGAAAAATGGTATAGAGATTGATCAGCAGCAACCATCTGGGTCTACTATACCAGAAAACAGAGTGCATAATTCTACTAGTGTTGTTGCGGATGAGAGGAAAAAGAGTTCGTACAAGGGACTTGATTCAAAGGAGAATAATGAAGATCAGGGTATTCCAATCTCATCTCAGCTAGATGAAATAGGTAGTGATGAAATTGCTGGCAATTGGATTACTCCCAAAAGGCGAGGGCCAAGACAGGCAGTGGCAGCTCCTACCAAGGCAGATGCAGCTCCGATCAAGGCTAGTTCGAGTAATGGATATGCGGTTTTACAAGAAATTGGGGATGGGCTTTTGGTCACCAATTCTACCCAATTAATTGATGGAAGTTT TTCTATCACCTCTGGTAGGATTTTGGTTATTTGGCAAGCTAAGTTTGTGAAGGTTGAAATTTTGCTCGAGGATCCTCAACTAGTTCACTGCAAGATAAAAGTGTGTGGCCAGCAGGAGGTTTTCTTTGCCACGGTGGTTTATGGAAGTAACTCTATGGGGGAGAGAAAAACGTTATGGGACAAGTTGGCTAGTATTGGTCAACTGAATAATCCTTGGATTATTTTCGGGGATTTTAATGCTATGTTTAGCTTCCAGGACAGGAATGGTGGGAGACAAATCTTAGCAAAAGATATTGCTGATGCTCAAGACTGGCTGGCTTTAGGCCAAGTGGATGAATTTAAGTGCTCCAGAGCACACTTTACTTGGTCTAACAAGCATGATGTAGGAGACAGGATTTTTTCCAAGCTTGATCGAGTTTTTACTAATGACTATTGGCTGGACACTTTCCCTAAAACTAAAGCTTGCTTCAAATGGGGCTGTGTTTCAGACCATAGCTA CTGGAGCTCTACTTCAGGTTCGGGAGGAGGCTTAAATAAGATTGTGCAGAAACTCCTTAGAGTTAAACATGTTTTGAAAAGATTTAACAGGGAAGAGGTTGGTGATGTAGTTTTGGATTACAAGTTGGCTAAGGAGAAATTCAGCAAAGCTCAGGAGGCCTTGGCTTCTAATCCCTCTGACTATACTCTTCATCAAGCTGTTATTCAAGTTCAGCAGAAGGTCTCTGAAATGCAGAACCGGTACTCTAGCTTTCTCAAACAGCAGAGTAAAGTTAATTGGGTAAATTTCAGTGATGAAAACTCAAGGTACTTCCATGCTGTTATGAGGAAAAGAAGATTGGAAAACAGAATCACATCTTTCACTATTGGTGACAAAATTGAAGATGATTATTCGAAAGTAGTTGAGCACTTTCTCACTCATTTTGAGAACTTTATGGGGAGGAGAAGTTCGGCTACCGAAGAGATCGACTTAGATTGTTTGAACCAGGGTAATAGACTGTCTTTGGAGCATCAAGTCAGGTTATTAAGGCCTTTTAGTAAGAGTTATGTGAAGAAGGCACTTTTCAGTATTCACTCTTCTAAAAGTCCTGGGTTAGATGGCTTCGGATCATGTTTTTTCAAGGGGATATGGGATAACATTGGAGATGAAATCTCTCGTTCTGTGTTAGAGTTTTTCCAGGATGGGTTATTGCCTAAGTCGCTAAATGAAACAGTGATTTCCCTCATTCCTAAGGTTGCAGACCCGAAAACAGCTAGTGATTATAGGCCTATTGCTTGTTGTAATACACTTTATAAGTGTATCTCAAAGATGCTCTGTACAAGGCTTTCGGAAGTGCTTCCCTTCCTTGTTCATAGCAACCAAGGGGCCTTCATAAAGAATAGAATTCTTGCTCATAATATTATGATCTTCCAGGATCTCCTCAAAGGTTATACTAGGAAGAATATTTCAGCGAGATGTATAATGAAGATCGACCTTAGCAAAGCATATGATACAGTTGATTGGCACTTTGTGGAGGAGCTACTTAAGCATCTTTGTTTCCCCTCGAGATTTATTGATTGGATTCTGGTCTGTTTGAAAGGAACGAGCTACAATCTACTCATGAATGGAAGAATTCAGGGTTCGTTCAAAGGGGAAAAAGGTCTTCGTCAAGGAGACCCCATGTCTCCCCTCTTGTTTGTGCTGATAATGGAGTATCTAACCAGATTATTGGCCCATTGTTCTGGTAAAAAAGGGTTTGGATTTCATCCTATGTGTAAACAACTTAGGTTAACTAACCTATGTTTTGCAGATGACTTGATAATATTTTGTAAAGGCAATTTCAGTTCAGTGACATGTATTCAAGAAGCTTTCAAGAAGTTCTGTGATTCTACAGGTCTTTCTGCGAACAAATCGAAATCCCATATCTTCTTTGGAGGAGTTAAAGAAGACATTAAAGTTAAGATTCTTGACTTGATGCAAATGGAAGAAGGATCTTTTCCTTTGAAATACTTGGGGGTTCATCTTCGTCCTACTAAATGGAAAGCTTCAGATTGTGGGTTGATCTTGGACAAGCTGAACAAGAATCTCAATTGTTGGGCGAGCAGGAATCTGTCTTTTGCTGGTCGTGCTCAACTAATTCACTCGGTGCTTGgtatcagaaacttctag